In Kitasatospora gansuensis, a genomic segment contains:
- a CDS encoding helix-turn-helix domain-containing protein, translating into MIVSERRITGLSPVVIAELVAELGPVWQARRDAELLDRPRRRAVGAGAKYRLVFVGRLLATLVQLRHGVTHDVPACWFGVNRSTSTRAVGEIRPLLADRGCRIAPGLRLRTLADVIAHLGTTGQTGIIDATEIRVRRLAAHCGGRSRFVSGKSWLNAMKALVVTDERGRVLKCGPGPSRTSRRRATPAWSTCSPTRFTWRSSRTPAVRAWELRPAARSSPRPVNAVASTSSRSGG; encoded by the coding sequence ATGATCGTTTCGGAGCGTCGGATCACGGGCTTGTCGCCGGTGGTGATCGCTGAGCTGGTGGCCGAGTTGGGGCCGGTGTGGCAGGCACGGCGGGACGCCGAGCTGCTTGACCGTCCGCGTCGGCGCGCGGTGGGGGCGGGTGCGAAGTACAGGCTGGTGTTCGTCGGCAGGCTGCTGGCTACCCTGGTCCAACTGCGGCACGGTGTCACGCACGATGTGCCGGCCTGCTGGTTCGGCGTGAACCGCTCCACCAGTACTCGCGCGGTCGGGGAGATCCGGCCTCTGCTCGCCGATCGGGGTTGCCGTATCGCGCCGGGCCTGCGTCTTCGCACTCTCGCCGATGTGATCGCCCACCTGGGGACCACGGGGCAGACCGGCATCATCGACGCGACCGAGATCCGCGTGCGCCGCCTGGCCGCCCACTGCGGCGGCCGCAGCCGGTTCGTCTCCGGCAAGAGCTGGCTGAACGCCATGAAGGCCCTGGTCGTCACCGATGAACGCGGCCGGGTGCTGAAGTGCGGGCCGGGTCCGTCGCGGACATCACGCAGGCGCGCGACGCCGGCCTGGTCGACCTGCTCGCCGACACGATTCACCTGGAGATCCTCGCGGACGCCGGCTGTCAGGGCCTGGGAGCTCAGACCTGCGGCCAGGTCGTCACCCCGCCCCGTAAACGCCGTGGCAAGTACATCGAGCAGGTCCGGTGGCTGA
- a CDS encoding DUF6296 family protein has protein sequence MATERFALVFPGDPGSPGDQDVVVVEPTGQTGPGGHPVYADASGIVRAEISDRGEVRMIASGGQQVPRTPVMAKPLP, from the coding sequence ATGGCCACCGAGAGATTCGCCCTGGTCTTCCCCGGCGATCCGGGATCGCCCGGTGACCAGGACGTCGTGGTCGTCGAGCCCACCGGCCAGACGGGGCCCGGCGGGCACCCGGTGTACGCGGACGCGTCGGGGATCGTCCGTGCCGAGATCAGCGATCGTGGCGAGGTACGGATGATCGCCAGCGGCGGCCAACAGGTGCCGCGCACCCCGGTGATGGCGAAGCCGCTGCCCTGA
- a CDS encoding DUF3419 family protein: MRLLRTVDTRATNPGDAAIRTGTPRTGTPWSAGSLLAGPTGQPRLLFGRMYEDPAVELAAFPSGARVLCIASAGDTAAALAAAGHEVTALDLNPAQLAYARARLEGGAPALTGTAERLTAAGRRTAGTLLPAWRPDALERFLRLDDPAEQRRHWDSVLNGPGLRLLAGAGLRPAGALAAALRPGFRCVVPRSFDTVLLHRIARTVSRHPNAANDWAWRLLLGRERPGAATVLDTGGNAVRLVFGEVVEHLERSAADSYDAVTLSNVLDGPGPAFARRLRAAVEHAVRPGGTAVLRSLREPGPAGPGQAAEDRSMIWGSVRVVRIGTAGGSTR, encoded by the coding sequence ATGAGGCTCCTGCGCACCGTCGACACGCGCGCCACCAACCCAGGGGACGCCGCGATCCGCACCGGCACCCCCCGTACCGGCACCCCCTGGAGCGCAGGCAGCCTGCTCGCCGGGCCGACCGGGCAGCCCCGCCTCCTGTTCGGGCGGATGTACGAGGACCCGGCCGTGGAGCTCGCCGCCTTCCCGTCCGGGGCCCGGGTGCTGTGCATCGCCTCCGCCGGCGACACCGCCGCCGCCCTCGCCGCAGCCGGCCACGAGGTCACCGCACTCGACCTCAACCCCGCCCAGCTCGCCTACGCCCGTGCCCGGCTGGAGGGCGGCGCACCCGCCCTGACCGGGACGGCCGAGCGCCTCACGGCGGCAGGCCGCCGCACCGCGGGCACTCTGCTGCCCGCCTGGCGGCCGGACGCTCTGGAACGCTTCCTGCGCCTGGACGACCCCGCCGAGCAGCGCCGCCACTGGGACTCCGTGCTCAACGGGCCCGGGCTGCGTCTGCTCGCCGGCGCCGGGCTGCGCCCCGCCGGGGCCCTCGCCGCCGCGCTGCGCCCGGGCTTCCGCTGCGTCGTCCCGCGCAGCTTCGACACCGTGCTGCTGCACCGGATCGCGCGGACGGTGTCCCGCCACCCCAACGCCGCGAACGATTGGGCCTGGCGGCTGCTGCTCGGCCGCGAGCGCCCCGGCGCCGCCACGGTGCTGGACACCGGCGGCAACGCCGTCCGGCTGGTGTTCGGTGAGGTCGTGGAACATCTGGAGCGCTCCGCGGCGGACTCGTACGACGCGGTGACGCTCTCCAACGTCCTGGACGGGCCCGGGCCGGCCTTCGCCCGCCGGCTGCGCGCCGCGGTGGAGCATGCGGTGCGGCCCGGCGGCACCGCGGTGCTGCGCAGCCTCCGCGAGCCCGGTCCGGCCGGGCCGGGGCAGGCCGCCGAAGACCGCTCGATGATCTGGGGCAGCGTGCGGGTGGTCCGCATCGGGACGGCCGGCGGGAGCACCCGATGA
- a CDS encoding class I SAM-dependent methyltransferase: MRDVFRYNWPLYAAGCLAAGTGWVVARCLPGPAAVAARAGASAAVALLVSSTAASWWVYDRSGLHSFDWLDDLLPGGPGAHVVVSAGLDEASRPLAARRLDAAQRVVDLYDPVLMTEGSIRRARRRVPPVAGTVAGLPDRLPVASGSADTVFAVFAAHELRRAADREALFAECVRVLRPGGRLVLVEHLRDVANTAVYGPGAWHFLPRREWLRLAAGAGLRTVGELRIGGLVTAFALARGEVADGG; this comes from the coding sequence GTGCGGGATGTCTTCCGCTACAACTGGCCGCTGTACGCGGCGGGTTGCCTGGCCGCCGGGACGGGGTGGGTGGTCGCCCGGTGCCTTCCGGGCCCGGCCGCGGTCGCGGCACGGGCGGGTGCTTCGGCCGCCGTAGCCCTGCTGGTGAGCAGCACCGCCGCGAGCTGGTGGGTCTACGACCGCTCCGGCCTGCACTCCTTCGACTGGCTGGACGACCTGCTGCCCGGCGGCCCCGGCGCCCACGTCGTGGTCTCCGCCGGGCTGGACGAGGCGAGCCGTCCGCTGGCGGCCCGCCGGCTGGACGCGGCCCAGCGCGTGGTGGACCTGTACGACCCGGTGCTGATGACCGAGGGTTCGATCCGGCGGGCGCGGCGGCGGGTGCCGCCGGTCGCGGGCACGGTGGCGGGGCTGCCGGACCGGCTGCCGGTGGCGTCCGGGTCCGCGGACACGGTCTTCGCGGTGTTCGCCGCGCACGAGCTGCGGCGGGCCGCCGACCGGGAGGCGCTCTTCGCGGAGTGCGTCCGGGTGCTGCGGCCGGGTGGCCGGCTGGTCCTGGTGGAGCACCTGCGGGACGTGGCAAACACGGCGGTGTACGGCCCCGGTGCCTGGCACTTCCTCCCGCGGCGGGAGTGGCTGCGGCTGGCGGCCGGTGCCGGTCTGCGGACCGTCGGCGAGTTGCGGATCGGCGGCCTGGTGACGGCGTTCGCCCTCGCCCGCGGGGAGGTGGCGGACGGTGGGTGA
- a CDS encoding class I SAM-dependent methyltransferase, translated as MAHHHSHQHHAGPPEPDEAGLAAVLDLDAEVLHAHLAELTAWLKDLTGDAPVRRILDLGSGTGTGTFALLSRFADAEVVAVDQSPYLLRRLLGQAHERGLAQRVRTAEADLDAGWPDLDPADLVWAAASLHHLADPGRALREAYAALRPGGLLAVVELDGFPRFLPDDPVPGLEERLRAELSQRHAEQVPHLGSDWGPRLTGAGFTIEAERVFGIELRHPLPEPTGRYAQAVLDRMRGAVGDRLGADDRAALDVLIDSDGPEGLLRRTDLVVRAERSVWVARRPVHPAG; from the coding sequence ATGGCCCACCACCACTCCCACCAGCACCATGCCGGTCCGCCCGAGCCCGACGAGGCCGGCCTGGCCGCCGTACTCGACCTCGACGCCGAAGTCCTGCACGCCCACCTCGCGGAGCTGACCGCTTGGCTGAAGGACCTCACCGGCGACGCACCCGTCCGGCGGATCCTCGACCTCGGCAGCGGGACGGGGACCGGCACCTTCGCCCTGCTGTCCCGGTTCGCGGACGCCGAGGTGGTCGCCGTCGACCAGTCCCCGTACCTGCTGCGCCGCCTGCTCGGCCAGGCGCACGAGCGCGGCCTCGCCCAGCGGGTCCGTACCGCCGAGGCGGACCTGGACGCCGGCTGGCCCGACCTCGACCCGGCGGATCTGGTGTGGGCGGCGGCGTCGCTGCACCACCTGGCCGACCCCGGCCGGGCGCTGCGGGAGGCGTACGCCGCGCTGCGGCCCGGCGGTCTGCTGGCCGTGGTCGAGCTCGACGGCTTCCCGCGGTTCCTACCCGATGATCCAGTACCTGGCCTGGAGGAACGCCTCCGGGCCGAGCTGTCGCAGCGCCACGCGGAGCAGGTCCCGCACCTGGGCTCCGACTGGGGACCTCGCCTGACGGGAGCCGGGTTCACCATCGAGGCCGAGCGGGTGTTCGGCATCGAGCTGCGTCACCCGCTGCCCGAGCCCACCGGACGCTACGCCCAGGCCGTCCTGGACCGGATGCGGGGCGCGGTCGGCGACCGGCTGGGTGCGGACGACCGGGCCGCGCTCGACGTCCTGATCGACAGCGACGGACCCGAGGGCCTGCTGCGCCGCACCGACCTCGTCGTCCGGGCCGAACGGAGCGTCTGGGTGGCCCGGCGTCCGGTGCACCCGGCCGGGTGA
- a CDS encoding DUF2071 domain-containing protein, with amino-acid sequence MRHLLQRHPFPMRTRFAHSLVLTYALPPDLLRPLLPPGLALDTYTDPAGTEHAFVAAALVDTRDLRPALLPAGRGIDRMLTGYRIFTSFPTPGGRTMRGLKILRSDTDSRVMALGGNVFSRYHYRLARIGSRVVGDTLEFKVVSRDGRADLHVRADLAGTPAALPAGSPFATARDARRFAGPLPYTFEYEPQTRSMIVVKAVRTRWEPTPVAVELVQRPTFFEHGPFAGAEPVLANAFHVSGLEYGWESGQRRGANGAQL; translated from the coding sequence ATGAGGCACCTGCTGCAGCGCCACCCCTTCCCCATGCGGACCCGCTTCGCCCACTCCCTGGTGCTGACCTACGCGCTGCCGCCGGACCTGCTCCGGCCGCTGCTGCCGCCGGGACTGGCCCTCGACACGTACACCGACCCGGCGGGCACCGAGCACGCCTTCGTGGCGGCCGCCCTGGTGGACACCCGGGACCTGCGGCCGGCCCTCCTGCCGGCCGGGCGCGGCATCGACCGCATGCTCACCGGGTACCGGATCTTCACCAGCTTCCCCACCCCGGGCGGGCGGACCATGCGCGGGCTGAAGATCCTGCGCAGCGACACCGACAGCCGGGTGATGGCGCTCGGCGGTAATGTGTTCTCCCGCTACCACTACCGGCTCGCCCGGATCGGCAGCCGGGTGGTCGGTGACACCCTCGAGTTCAAGGTCGTCAGCCGGGACGGCCGCGCCGACCTGCACGTCCGCGCGGACCTGGCCGGGACGCCGGCCGCGCTCCCCGCGGGCAGCCCGTTCGCCACGGCGCGGGACGCCCGGAGGTTCGCCGGCCCGCTGCCCTACACCTTCGAGTACGAGCCGCAGACCCGGTCGATGATCGTCGTCAAGGCCGTCCGGACCCGGTGGGAGCCCACCCCCGTCGCGGTGGAGCTGGTGCAGCGGCCGACCTTCTTCGAGCACGGCCCGTTCGCCGGCGCCGAGCCGGTGCTCGCCAACGCCTTCCACGTCTCCGGCCTCGAGTACGGCTGGGAGTCCGGGCAGCGGCGCGGAGCGAACGGGGCGCAGCTGTGA
- a CDS encoding putative PEP-binding protein yields MSGRRIQGFLLSGGTQSVLRGTCNRTRTPREGSILVAPSLEAALYEAIVAASAVVCGSGGLTGHMQSLCRGRGIPVLRVDQADLADLVGEVTLHLESQSIVIGSEPDAGASGRSAGSPTVEDLGSACAVIADLQDIQTVNSCGPNAKRVESFFIREEFLCLAAGLRPLDALDGGPAAIAAYGRAVADRLCTFAEALLPDQRLVLRLLDLRSDHAAGVTRLAPVAVEPNPELGLHGARWLLGSAEYRDALHLMLASLRERLGDDASRVHLSVPFLNDAEEFAQLRAHLELPPEVALSAFIETPAAVHATPAICAAGAGELFVGVKDLVQFYLAADRSNHLVAESYQTRHPAVLDGVRQVVESARAAGTPVRVFALGSDLAHYLEHLPTPDGFMMCTAELRQVLLQSAPDHSDRTDRAA; encoded by the coding sequence GTGAGCGGGCGACGGATTCAGGGATTCCTGTTGAGCGGTGGCACGCAGAGCGTTCTGCGCGGCACCTGCAATCGCACGAGAACTCCACGCGAGGGATCCATCCTCGTCGCCCCTTCCCTGGAAGCCGCTCTGTACGAGGCGATCGTGGCGGCGAGCGCGGTCGTCTGCGGCTCCGGCGGGCTGACCGGCCACATGCAGTCGCTCTGCCGGGGCAGAGGAATCCCCGTGCTCCGGGTCGACCAGGCCGATCTCGCCGACCTGGTCGGCGAGGTGACGCTGCATCTGGAGAGCCAGTCGATCGTCATCGGGTCCGAGCCGGACGCCGGGGCCTCGGGACGGTCGGCCGGGAGCCCCACGGTGGAGGATCTCGGCTCGGCCTGCGCGGTGATCGCCGATCTGCAGGACATCCAGACCGTCAACTCCTGCGGGCCGAACGCGAAGCGGGTCGAGTCCTTCTTCATCCGGGAGGAGTTCCTCTGCCTCGCGGCCGGCCTGCGCCCGCTGGACGCGCTGGACGGCGGCCCGGCCGCCATCGCCGCCTACGGACGGGCCGTCGCGGACCGGCTGTGCACCTTCGCCGAGGCGCTGCTGCCCGACCAACGACTGGTGCTGCGGCTGCTCGACCTCCGCTCCGACCACGCCGCCGGCGTCACCCGACTGGCCCCGGTCGCGGTCGAACCCAACCCCGAGCTCGGCCTGCACGGCGCCCGCTGGCTGCTGGGTTCGGCCGAGTACCGGGACGCGCTGCACCTGATGCTCGCCTCACTGCGCGAGCGGCTCGGCGACGACGCGAGCCGCGTCCACCTCTCGGTGCCGTTCCTCAACGACGCCGAGGAGTTCGCCCAGCTCAGGGCCCACCTGGAACTGCCGCCCGAGGTGGCGCTCTCCGCGTTCATCGAGACCCCGGCCGCGGTGCACGCCACCCCGGCGATCTGCGCCGCGGGCGCCGGTGAGCTGTTCGTCGGTGTGAAGGACCTGGTGCAGTTCTACCTCGCCGCCGACCGCAGCAACCACCTGGTGGCCGAGTCCTACCAGACCCGCCACCCGGCCGTCCTGGACGGCGTACGCCAGGTCGTCGAATCCGCCCGCGCCGCCGGCACCCCCGTACGGGTCTTCGCGCTGGGCTCCGACCTCGCCCACTACCTGGAACACCTGCCGACCCCGGACGGCTTCATGATGTGCACCGCCGAACTCCGACAGGTGCTCCTCCAGTCCGCCCCCGACCACTCCGACCGGACGGACCGCGCCGCCTGA
- a CDS encoding nuclear transport factor 2 family protein, with translation MTDSRTAVVRYVTAVAEGDLDAVVAAFAPDATWEYPGDLPISRTWQGRDAIVDDFLGGVGSLFAPDGAPVVALTSVIAEGDQVVAEWTAKGTGANGRTYDNVCLGIFTVRDGLIISVREYTDTQYVERSLFATE, from the coding sequence ATGACCGACTCCCGTACCGCCGTGGTCCGCTACGTCACCGCCGTCGCCGAGGGTGACCTGGACGCCGTGGTGGCCGCCTTCGCCCCCGACGCCACCTGGGAGTACCCGGGCGACCTCCCGATCAGCCGCACCTGGCAGGGCCGGGACGCCATCGTCGACGACTTCCTCGGCGGGGTGGGCAGCCTCTTCGCTCCGGACGGCGCCCCGGTGGTCGCCCTGACCAGCGTGATCGCGGAAGGAGATCAGGTGGTCGCCGAGTGGACGGCCAAGGGCACGGGGGCCAACGGCCGCACGTACGACAACGTCTGCCTGGGCATCTTCACAGTGCGGGACGGCCTGATCATCTCGGTTCGCGAGTACACCGACACGCAGTACGTCGAGCGGTCGCTCTTCGCGACGGAGTAA
- a CDS encoding LapA family protein, translated as MGFRSAGSERSTPKRTRTSATWVGVALFALVLLVLLIFILENTQQVDVAFFGVHSHLPLGVALLLAAVCGILLVAIPGTARILQLRRVARKSAAAPAPAPPSVDDTLAPREPGRDPE; from the coding sequence ATGGGTTTCCGGTCTGCGGGTTCGGAACGCTCTACGCCGAAGCGCACCCGAACGAGCGCGACCTGGGTCGGGGTGGCGCTGTTCGCGTTGGTTCTGCTGGTGCTGCTGATCTTCATTCTGGAGAACACCCAGCAGGTGGACGTGGCGTTCTTCGGTGTGCACAGCCACCTGCCGCTCGGGGTCGCCCTGCTGCTGGCCGCCGTCTGCGGGATCCTGCTGGTGGCGATCCCCGGCACCGCCCGGATCCTGCAGTTGCGGCGAGTGGCGCGGAAGAGCGCGGCCGCCCCGGCCCCGGCCCCACCGTCGGTCGACGACACCCTGGCCCCCAGGGAGCCGGGGCGCGACCCGGAGTGA
- a CDS encoding DoxX-like family protein → MSDTWNRRLAAAAVALMWWYEGFWCKVFPGRADQRAIVEGVPLLPAGAVTPLLVAIGLAEVALGVWVLTRRRPYAAAAVQTALVAGFNTGGLLFGAEHIPEPGRLVVQDVAFLALIWLFAGRSAEARPAPAAAREAVATA, encoded by the coding sequence GTGTCCGACACGTGGAACAGGCGTCTCGCGGCCGCCGCGGTCGCGCTGATGTGGTGGTACGAGGGCTTCTGGTGCAAGGTCTTCCCGGGCAGGGCGGATCAGCGCGCCATCGTCGAGGGCGTTCCGCTGCTGCCCGCCGGCGCGGTCACCCCGCTGCTGGTCGCCATCGGCCTCGCCGAGGTCGCGCTCGGCGTCTGGGTGCTCACCCGGCGCCGCCCGTACGCTGCGGCCGCGGTGCAGACCGCCCTGGTCGCGGGCTTCAACACGGGCGGGCTGCTGTTCGGTGCCGAGCACATCCCCGAGCCCGGGCGACTGGTCGTGCAGGACGTCGCCTTCCTTGCCCTGATCTGGCTGTTCGCCGGCCGGAGCGCCGAAGCCCGCCCGGCGCCGGCCGCTGCCCGCGAGGCGGTGGCGACCGCATGA
- a CDS encoding helix-turn-helix domain-containing protein yields MTQEDGALDALVRKRIRGLRVAMGLSLDQLAERCFLSPSTLSRIETGHRRISLDQLASIARALGTTLDQLVEAPDDRDVVIQPHHDATRGLTQWRFSRDPGVTVARMRITRPAPTTAGALKAHPGQEWFTVLSGTVVLLLGDRRIVVEAGQAAEFSTMVPHAIGAEGGPADILGIFDHDGQRTHLRSAD; encoded by the coding sequence ATGACGCAAGAAGACGGTGCTCTCGACGCCTTGGTACGCAAACGGATCAGGGGACTGCGGGTCGCGATGGGCCTGTCACTGGACCAGCTGGCCGAGCGCTGCTTCCTCAGCCCCTCCACGCTCAGCCGCATCGAGACCGGCCACCGCCGGATCAGCCTGGACCAACTGGCCTCGATCGCCCGGGCGTTGGGCACCACCCTCGACCAGCTGGTGGAGGCCCCGGACGACCGCGACGTGGTGATCCAACCGCACCACGACGCGACCCGGGGGCTCACCCAGTGGCGGTTCAGCCGCGATCCCGGTGTCACCGTGGCCAGGATGCGGATCACCCGCCCCGCGCCGACCACGGCCGGCGCGCTGAAGGCCCACCCGGGCCAGGAGTGGTTCACCGTGCTGTCCGGCACCGTCGTACTGCTGCTCGGCGACCGGCGGATCGTGGTCGAGGCCGGACAGGCGGCCGAGTTCTCCACCATGGTTCCCCATGCCATCGGCGCCGAGGGCGGCCCGGCCGACATCCTCGGCATCTTCGACCACGACGGACAGCGCACCCACCTCCGGTCGGCCGACTGA
- a CDS encoding FAD/NAD(P)-binding protein gives MSRTGMCPRVLIVGAGLAGTATAIRLLRFARRPLEVVLLERRSDYRSAGVAYHRDGNPWDHVFNIQAGRMSAFREDVHDFVRWANHEADRRDWPAPWAELEFVEQGPAPRRIFQDYLVDRLAEARREALPGVVLIEADGEAVDLEVRNTGVEVTVRQLAASGLSAGEGPEPTVLFADHVVLATGLEQRDPPFAAGVRAHASFVRNPYSAAGVRKLVALPPEATVAIVGSVLSAYDSAGLLLRRGHTGRIHLISKTGTMFRTYPGGHEHGVFQLPCPSSLLEPYRDREEFLGRVRAEWESACSAVLRDHPDVDPVVVAERVAKAWEPHLPEALDRIPSAELRCLLDEFGTAIAAFRVGAVEYTMSVIERAMDQADGPVQLVVGKVEGIAPAESGRLVVSVTAPEEKHSIEADLVVSNFGRESDYSRVGQSLWRNLLRKGIAVPHARTGRGLEVDGQGALLTSEGEPAGPISAVGVLREGDEIVRNGRTGAFTFNLAAIKNHSIAVAARAIEQLELREDDLARNMAQFHGHVSKFEEATPDGFEEAVLLEAKRLATRSRSERELIDAQLDTRLRSVGELLTLQPDDSQYDRLIRAVVNRAAVERLTDISVTPRQLRRQLGLANAEELED, from the coding sequence ATGAGTCGAACAGGCATGTGCCCAAGGGTGCTCATCGTCGGGGCGGGCCTGGCCGGCACCGCCACGGCGATCCGGCTGCTCCGCTTCGCCCGCAGGCCGCTCGAAGTGGTCCTGCTGGAGCGGCGTTCCGACTACCGGTCTGCCGGTGTCGCCTATCACCGGGACGGCAATCCCTGGGATCACGTGTTCAACATCCAGGCGGGTCGGATGTCGGCGTTCCGGGAGGACGTCCACGACTTCGTCCGCTGGGCCAACCACGAGGCCGACCGGCGGGACTGGCCGGCGCCCTGGGCCGAGCTGGAGTTCGTCGAGCAGGGGCCCGCGCCCCGGCGGATCTTCCAGGACTACCTGGTCGACCGGCTGGCCGAGGCCAGGCGGGAGGCCTTACCCGGCGTCGTGCTGATCGAGGCGGACGGCGAGGCGGTCGACCTGGAAGTACGCAACACCGGGGTCGAGGTGACGGTGCGCCAGCTCGCCGCGAGCGGCCTCTCCGCCGGGGAGGGACCGGAGCCGACGGTGCTGTTCGCCGACCACGTCGTGCTCGCGACCGGCCTGGAGCAGCGGGATCCGCCCTTCGCCGCCGGGGTGCGCGCCCACGCCTCCTTCGTCCGGAACCCGTACTCCGCGGCGGGTGTCCGCAAGCTGGTGGCGCTGCCGCCCGAGGCGACGGTCGCCATCGTCGGGTCCGTCCTGAGCGCGTACGACTCCGCGGGCCTGCTGCTCCGACGCGGCCACACCGGGCGGATCCACCTGATCTCCAAAACCGGGACGATGTTCCGGACGTACCCGGGCGGCCATGAGCACGGAGTGTTCCAACTGCCCTGCCCGAGCTCGCTGCTGGAGCCGTACCGTGATCGCGAGGAGTTCCTCGGCCGGGTCAGGGCCGAGTGGGAGTCCGCGTGCTCGGCGGTCCTCCGGGACCATCCCGACGTCGACCCGGTGGTGGTGGCGGAGCGGGTGGCCAAGGCCTGGGAGCCGCATCTCCCAGAGGCCCTCGACCGCATTCCCTCGGCGGAACTGCGGTGCCTGCTGGACGAGTTCGGTACCGCGATCGCCGCGTTCCGGGTCGGCGCGGTGGAGTACACGATGTCGGTCATCGAGCGTGCGATGGACCAGGCGGACGGGCCGGTGCAGCTGGTCGTCGGCAAGGTGGAGGGGATCGCGCCGGCGGAGTCGGGTCGGCTGGTGGTCTCGGTCACAGCCCCGGAGGAGAAGCACTCCATCGAGGCCGACCTGGTGGTCTCCAACTTCGGCCGGGAGTCGGATTACAGCCGGGTCGGCCAGTCGCTCTGGCGGAACCTCCTCCGGAAGGGGATCGCGGTCCCCCATGCGCGCACCGGGCGCGGCCTGGAGGTCGACGGCCAGGGCGCGTTGTTGACCTCCGAAGGGGAGCCGGCCGGTCCGATCTCCGCGGTCGGGGTGCTGCGGGAGGGCGACGAGATCGTCCGGAACGGCCGGACCGGCGCTTTCACCTTCAATCTCGCCGCCATCAAGAACCACTCGATCGCGGTAGCCGCCCGCGCGATCGAGCAGCTGGAACTCCGGGAAGACGATTTGGCCCGAAACATGGCTCAATTCCATGGCCATGTCAGCAAGTTCGAGGAAGCGACCCCGGACGGCTTCGAGGAGGCTGTTCTCCTGGAGGCGAAGAGGCTGGCCACCCGGTCTCGAAGTGAGCGGGAACTGATCGATGCTCAATTGGACACCCGACTCCGATCCGTGGGCGAACTTCTGACCCTCCAACCGGATGATTCCCAGTACGACCGTCTGATCAGGGCGGTCGTCAACCGCGCCGCTGTCGAACGGCTCACCGACATCTCCGTGACGCCACGTCAGCTGCGCCGACAACTGGGGCTGGCGAACGCCGAGGAGCTGGAGGACTAG
- a CDS encoding FAD-dependent oxidoreductase codes for MPESSGPGSHAVVAGAGIGGLLAARVLSETYELVTLVDRDTLPQAGVPRRGVPQSHHAHGVLSRGFEVMEELFPGLGADLVAQGALVRDAQADVRWFNDGHELSVGDSALPCLMVSRPALETYVRSRVAALPGVEIQDRCEVLEPVADAAGTRITGVRLLRVNAEPQTVPADLFVDSTGRSNRGVAWLRGLGYEPPEEERVDSKVVYVTREYRRRPGEASADAYVVGASASAPRGGVALSAEGDRWLVTLFGMNGDDPAVDPEGFHRFAERLPVPDLHRLLERLEPLTEPRAMRIPVSVRRHYERIDRMPAGYLVFGDAFCQFNPSYGQGMTAAALQAVALRECLARGSGAAEVREYFRRAARAVGVPWDMSVGGDLRFPFVEGQRTLRVKLLNRYVARLHRASAGDAEVARAFLAVANLKSPPQQLFAPKVLAKVLRGRPAGAGPRSATASSASLPAGG; via the coding sequence ATGCCGGAGAGCAGCGGACCAGGCAGCCACGCGGTCGTGGCCGGGGCGGGTATCGGGGGGTTGCTGGCGGCCCGGGTGCTGTCGGAGACGTACGAGCTGGTCACCCTGGTGGACCGGGACACGCTGCCGCAGGCGGGTGTGCCGCGGCGGGGGGTGCCGCAGAGCCACCACGCGCACGGGGTGCTGTCGCGCGGGTTCGAGGTGATGGAGGAACTGTTCCCGGGGCTGGGGGCGGACCTGGTCGCGCAGGGCGCGCTGGTGCGGGACGCGCAGGCGGACGTGCGGTGGTTCAACGACGGGCACGAGCTGAGCGTGGGGGATTCGGCGCTGCCCTGTCTGATGGTCAGTCGGCCCGCGCTGGAGACCTACGTACGGTCCCGGGTGGCCGCGCTGCCCGGGGTGGAGATCCAGGACCGGTGCGAGGTGCTGGAGCCGGTGGCGGACGCGGCCGGTACCCGGATCACCGGCGTCCGGCTGCTGCGGGTCAACGCCGAGCCGCAGACGGTGCCCGCCGATCTGTTCGTGGACTCCACCGGGCGCAGCAACCGGGGTGTGGCCTGGCTGCGCGGTCTTGGCTACGAGCCGCCGGAGGAGGAGCGGGTCGACTCCAAGGTGGTGTACGTGACGCGCGAGTACCGGCGGCGACCGGGGGAGGCGTCGGCCGACGCGTACGTGGTGGGCGCCTCGGCGTCGGCGCCGCGCGGTGGGGTCGCGCTGAGCGCGGAGGGCGACCGCTGGCTGGTGACGCTGTTCGGGATGAACGGTGACGACCCGGCGGTGGATCCGGAGGGCTTCCACCGGTTCGCCGAGCGGCTGCCGGTGCCCGACCTGCACCGCCTGCTGGAGCGGCTGGAGCCGCTGACGGAGCCTCGGGCGATGCGGATCCCGGTGTCGGTCCGCCGGCACTACGAGCGGATCGACCGGATGCCGGCGGGCTACCTCGTCTTCGGCGACGCGTTCTGCCAGTTCAACCCCTCGTACGGCCAGGGGATGACGGCCGCCGCGCTGCAGGCGGTCGCGCTGCGGGAGTGCCTGGCCCGGGGGAGCGGGGCGGCGGAGGTCCGGGAGTACTTCCGCCGGGCGGCGCGGGCGGTCGGCGTGCCGTGGGACATGTCCGTCGGCGGTGACCTGCGGTTCCCGTTCGTCGAAGGCCAACGGACGCTGCGGGTCAAGCTGCTCAACCGGTACGTGGCCCGCCTGCACCGGGCGTCGGCGGGGGACGCGGAGGTGGCCCGGGCGTTCCTGGCGGTGGCCAACCTCAAGTCGCCGCCGCAGCAGCTGTTCGCGCCGAAGGTGCTGGCCAAGGTCCTGCGGGGCCGCCCGGCCGGAGCCGGGCCGCGGTCGGCGACCGCCTCGTCGGCCTCGCTTCCGGCCGGGGGCTGA